One genomic segment of Arachis duranensis cultivar V14167 chromosome 4, aradu.V14167.gnm2.J7QH, whole genome shotgun sequence includes these proteins:
- the LOC107485828 gene encoding TMV resistance protein N codes for MASASSSTSIPLPPPPRSCTYHVFLSFRGEDTRTGFTGHLYAALNRKGITTYKDDQNLSKGHVISKELLKAIEESMFAVIVFSPDYASSSWCLDELQKIMECKKQLGLQIEAVFYGVEPCDVRHQRGTFEEALKKHEQRHDSEKIKRWRDALTQVAAHSGWTSKNHNTLIESISKNFLQILTIKPRACLSQMIGTNSRVEQVITLIGLGLNDVRFIGIWGMGGIVRENCEKKDITHMQKQLLDQMNISSNAVYNEYDGRTIIQNSLRLKKVLLVLDDVNHEKQLEDLAGEQDWFGPGSRIIITTRDIEVLKGPEVHETYKVKGLVESEALNLFCLKAFKQQKPTEGFLDLSKEVVKYSGGLPLALKVLGSYLNGRPTIAVWYSAIERIKKTSHSKIIDVLKISYEGLEDTEKDIFLDIACFFKGNKKEYVTKILEGCGYQADIGLDILINRTLITINKYDKLGMHDLLEEMGKQIVIQESPNDACNRSRLWCWEDVEFVLTQKEKTKATHGIVLPMVYWWNSETKVNWRDLSFSKMCQLKLLILDGVRAPILCHIPCTLKVFRWTDCPLKTLPLTDHQRYELVEIDLSYSEIVELWDGKKVLEKLEHLNLVGCKQLKQTPDLSKASNLKELDLRECEELDYIHQSLAQHKRLVELGLSGCRSLETLGEKLDMSSLEILDLSKCSSLRRLPDLSGAPNLKILYLRKCKELDYIHPSLAHHKRLVELDLGQCKSLETLGDKLEMSSLETLYLNGCSSLRRLPEFGECMKQLSILILKYSGIEELPPTLGNLAGVSELDLTGCSKITGLRLSLSLGCFVGLKKLVLGGLESLTVRADYDDSDTSSRQESTLSCDIAHLASLTDLDLCLNRFLRVPISIHQLPRLTRLNLSLCNELKVLPELPSGLRELDAQGCYSLDKSYVDDVISKACCGFAESASQDREDFLQMMITGEEIPAWFEHQEEDDGVSVSFPQNCPSIETIALALCFLIDIEYLDPVMPSVICNGKKFIKASFEMWVDSDTLFIVCVNGYYFSKLLCQHNRFQLLFPDYDYLDIRVKRCGARWVCKQDIQDFKKTKSQTGKRKRNS; via the exons ATGGCGTCCGCCTCTTCTTCCACTTCAATcccactaccaccaccaccaagaTCATGCACCTATCACGTGTTCTTGAGTTTCAGAGGAGAAGACACTCGCACAGGTTTCACTGGCCATCTCTATGCGGCCCTCAACAGGAAGGGAATCACAACCTACAAAGATGACCAAAACCTTAGCAAAGGCCATGTTATTTCAAAAGAACTCCTCAAAGCAATTGAAGAGTCGATGTTTGCAGTTATCGTTTTCTCACCGGATTACGCTTCCTCCAGTTGGTGCTTGGATGAACTCCAAAAGATCATGGAGTGTAAGAAACAGCTGGGGCTACAGATCGAGGCAGTGTTCTACGGTGTGGAGCCTTGTGATGTGAGGCACCAAAGAGGAACCTTTGAAGAAGCTTTGAAGAAACACGAACAGAGACATGACAGTGAGaagatcaagagatggagagatGCGCTAACACAAGTTGCTGCTCATTCTGGTTGGACCTCCAAAAATCA TAATACATTAATTGAatcaatttctaaaaatttttta CAAATTTTAACCATTAAACCA AGAGCTTGTCTTTCACAAATGATTGGCACCAATTCAAGAGTGGAACAAGTGATTACTCTCATAGGTCTTGGATTGAATGATGTTCGCTTTATAGGCATATGGGGAATGGGCGGCAT TGTAAGGGAGAACTGTGAGAAAAAAGATATTACTCACATGCAAAAACAACTTCTTGATCAAATGAATATAAGTTCAAATGCTGTTTATAACGAGTATGATGGGAGGacaataattcaaaactctttacGTCTCAAAAAGgtacttcttgttcttgatGATGTAAATCATGAAAAACAATTAGAGGATTTGGCTGGGGAGCAAGATTGGTTTGGTCCTGGAAGCAGAATAATAATTACAACTAGAGACATAGAGGTGCTAAAGGGACCAGAGGTGCATGAAACTTATAAGGTTAAAGGGTTAGTGGAAAGTGAAGCCCTTAACCTCTTTTGTTTGAAAGCCTTTAAACAGCAGAAGCCTACAGAAGGGTTTTTGGATTTGTCCAAAGAAGTAGTCAAATATAGCGGTGGTCTCCCACTGGCACTTAAAGTATTGGGTTCCTATCTTAATGGCAGACCTACTATTGCGGTTTGGTATAGTGCTATTGAAAGAATAAAGAAGACTTCACATTCTAAAATTATTGATGTATTGAAAATAAGCTATGAGGGTTTAGAAGATACAGAAAAGGATATTTTTCTAGATATTGCTTGTTTCTTTAAAgggaataaaaaagaatatgtAACAAAGATATTAGAAGGATGTGGTTATCAGGCTGACATTGGTCTTGATATTTTGATTAACAGAACATTGATCactataaataaatatgataaattGGGGATGCATGATCTGCTTGAAGAAATGGGCAAACAAATTGTAATTCAGGAATCTCCGAATGATGCTTGTAACCGTAGCAGATTGTGGTGTTGGGAGGATGTTGAATTTGTACTTACTCAAAAGGAG AAAACTAAAGCAACTCATGGCATCGTTCTACCTATGGTGTATTGGTGGAATAGCGAGACTAAAGTGAATTGGAGAGATTTATCTTTCTCAAAAATGTGCCAGTTAAAGCTTCTCATTTTAGATGGCGTGAGAGCTCCCATTCTCTGCCATATACCTTGTACATTAAAGGTATTTCGCTGGACAGATTGTCCACTGAAAACTCTGCCCCTTACAGATCATCAACGCTATGAgcttgttgaaattgatttgTCTTATAGCGAAATTGTAGAGTTATGGGATGGAAAGAAG GTTCTAGAAAAGTTAGAGCACTTGAATCTGGTCGGGTGCAAACAGCTGAAGCAAACGCCAGATCTTTCTAAGGCTTCCAATCTTAAAGAACTTGATCTTAGGGAATGCGAGGAGCTGGATTATATTCACCAGTCTCTCGCACAACACAAGAGGCTTGTTGAATTGGGTTTAAGTGGATGTAGGAGTCTTGAAACACTTGGAGAAAAATTGGACATGAGTTCACTCGAGATACTAGATCTATCTAAGTGCAGTAGTTTGAGAAGACTGCCAGATCTTTCTGGGGCTCCCAATCTTAAAATACTTTATCTTCGGAAATGCAAGGAGCTGGATTATATTCACCCGTCTCTTGCACACCACAAGAGGCTTGTTGAATTGGATTTAGGGCAATGTAAGAGTCTTGAAACACTTGGAGATAAATTGGAGATGAGTTCACTCGAGACACTATATCTTAATGGCTGCAGTAGTTTGAGAAGACTGCCAGAATTTGGGGAATGCATGAAACAGTTATCGATTCTTATTCTGAAATATTCAGGCATAGAAGAGCTACCCCCAACGCTTGGAAATTTGGCTGGCGTGTCTGAGTTGGACTTAACTGGATGCAGCAAGATTACTGGTCTTCGCTTATCACTTTCACTAGGATGTTTCGTTGGCCTTAAAAAGTTGGTGTTAGGTGGGTTAGAGTCCCTCACAGTCAGAGCTGATTATGATGATTCTGACACCTCATCTAGACAAGAGTCGACCCTTTCCTGTGATATTGCCCACTTAGCATCGTTGACGGATTTGGATTTATGTCTTAACAGATTTTTAAGAGTTCCAATAAGTATCCATCAACTTCCCAGACTTACACGTCTGAACCTATCTCTATGCAATGAATTGAAGGTTTTACCAGAGCTTCCATCAGGTCTAAGAGAATTAGACGCACAGGGTTGTTATTCACTGGATAAATCATATGTTGATGATGTCATATCAAAGGCATGTTGTGGCTTTGCAGAATCAGCTAGCCAAGATCGTGAAGACTTCTTGCAAATGATGATCACAGGGGAGGAAATTCCAGCATGGTTTGAGCATCAGGAAGAAGATGACGGAGTATCAGTGTCATTCCCGCAGAATTGCCCTTCAATTGAAACCATCGCACTTGCTCTCTGTTTCCTAATTGATATTGAATATCTTGACCCAGTAATGCCATCGGTGATCTGCAACGGTAAAAAATTCATCAAGGCGAGTTTCGAGATGTGGGTTGATTCAGATACTTTGTTCATTGTGTGCGTAAACGGTTACTATTTTAGTAAGCTGTTATGCCAACACAATCGCTTCCAATTGTTATTTCCAGATTATGACTATCTTGATATTCGAGTAAAGAGATGTGGAGCACGTTGGGTGTGCAAGCAAGACATTCAAGATTTCAAGAAAACAAAATCCCAAacagggaaaagaaaaagaaactctTGA